ACTTTTTATTTCTCTTTTGTTTTTCTCTGTACAAGAGAGGGATATCTCCTTGAATGTTAAACCAATAATATCATTTATTATGAGAATACCACGTGTCCTTCATCAAACATGGAAGAATCGCGATATTCCGGAAGAGTTTGAGCGTATGTCCCAAACCTGGAAAGACAAACACCGCGGCTGGGAACATGTTTTCTGGACTGATGAAATGAACCGGAATTTTATTAAAGAACATTTCTCTTTCTTTTTATCAATTTATGATAACTACCCCACTAATATTCAACGTGTGGATGCCGTCAGATACTTTGTGCTCTACAAATACGGCGGCTTTTTCATAGACCTCGATTTCGAATGCCTTGCCAATATAGAACCCCTTGTAAGTAATACTTCGTGTGTGTTCGGGAAGGAACCTTTGGAGCACTGCCTCATTCATCAGAAGGATGTTATTATCAGCAACGCATTTATGGGGACAGTGCCGGGTTTTCATTTTTTGGGCGCATTATGTAAAGAGCTGGAAGCCGACAGACAGCTGACGGACCATCCCAATAACAAGGTGTTGGAGGTAACCGGTCCCTTTATGCTGTCCCGCCTGTACAATGACTATAAGAGAAAAGACGATATTCTCCTGCTTGACGCCGATCTTATCTACCCGCTGACCAAAGACGAGTTGGAGGACTGGAACGGAACACAGCAAAATCAAGCCATACAGCAGAAATTGGAACGTGCGTATGGAATTCATCACTATGCCGGTACCTGGTGGAAAAAAAATCTCGTATGAGTATTAAGATACCCGTTATAAGCTGTGTCTGCGTGACAAGGAATAAACCGCAGATGCTGAAAAAAGTAATAGCTTGTTTTACTGCACAGTCCTATCCGGAAAAGGAACTGGTCATTGTCTATGAAGACGACGATGTTGCTACGGACGAACTGGTCAATGAAGCCGCAATAATCTCCAGAGATGATATTCAGCTGGTGAGAATAAAATCGTTTCCCAAAACCACGCTGGGGGAACTAAGGAACATAGGCATACAAACCGCCAAAGGAGAATTTATTTGCCAATGGGATGATGATGACTGGTACCATAAGGACCGCCTGGCTGAACAGTACAATGCCGCGGTAAATCATGACCGCGAAGGAGCGGTAATGACCCGGTGGCTGGTGTTTGATGCCATTGATAGGCAGGCTTACATTTCCAACAAGCGGATGTGGGAGGGAAGTGTGTTGTGCCGGAAATCGGTCCTTCAGCTGATGCCTTATGAAGATAAGACCATTGGTGAAGACAGTGCTACGATTGACTACCTGGTGTCACAAAAATGCCTTCATCCTATGAATGGTGTGCCGGGCTTGTATATCTACATATATCATGGTGGCAACACATGGAATTTTGATCATTGGAGCTATATTTTTGAATGCAGTACGGCTTTGTCATACGATCATTCGCAGTGCATTGCAGATATTCTGGATGGTAACTATACTGTTTACGCAGGTTCTTTATTACTTGATAAAATACTGCAAAGTGAATATATAGATAAAAGAATACTCGGTTAAAACTAAACTATATGTGGTTTTGGGATTTGTTACTGGGTATATATTGCCTGAAAATACTGATCTGGTTTGGCCTGTTGCTCACCAGGAAGGTCCGGCCTGAAAAGCCTTTGCAACAGATGGAGAATGAGATACTGTCTGTAGATGTTCTGTTGCCGATGTACAACGAGGAGCGGGTGGTTGTGAAAACGATTGAGAACCTGCTGAACATTGATTATCCGGGCTGCAACATTATAGTGGTAGACGACGGCTCATCTGACGATAGCTATCAGGTCGCCTGTCAGCACTTTGGTGATCATCCCAGGGTGCGGATTGTACGTCAAAACAATGCCGGCAAATCAGCGGCCTTAAACAGGGCAATGAATTTATCGGAAAGCGATATTATTGTCTGTGTAGACGCGGACACATTGGTGCGGGCTGATATCATGGATATTATATTGCCCTGTTTTCAGGATAAAAAAGTGGCTGCTGTTTCGGGATATATAAGGGTGGGAAATAAGGTTAATTTACTCACGCATATGCAGTTTATCGAATACATCACGCTGCAGAACTTTGAGCGGTCGGTATTTGAAGATGTGAATGGCATACTGGTGGTGCCGGGCGCGTTGGGTGCCTTTCGCCGCGAGGTCGTAAAGAGCCTGGATGGCTTTACATCAAAGGCGCTGGCAGAAGACTGTGATATTACCCTGAGGATGTTGTGCGCAAATTACGTGATCAAAAATGCCGCAGAAGCTATTTCGTTTACAGAAGCGCCGGATACTGTCAACATGTTTTTTAAACAACGGGTAAGATGGACGGTAGGATTAGTGCAGGGACTGCTGCGATACGCAGGCCAGCTGACCAGGCATCCCAACAAGGCATTAGCTTTTATCGTTTTGCCATATACCTGGTGTTTTAGGATTGTCCTCCCTTTTTTGGTCCCGCTGGCGGACTATTTTTTTCTCGCCGGTTATTTCCTTTTGGGGAACCATGAACTCCTGCCAGTCTATCTGATCTGCATGGCAGCGGAAACCTTTATCACAGGCTTTATCCTGGTATCGGAAAAGCAGCGCTTCAATCCCCTGCAGCTGATCTTTATGCAGAAAATTTTCAGACACCTGGTCCTGTTTTCCTACGTGTGCATCTTTTTAAGATGGACAAAGGGAAGTTTGTATAAATGGAATAAAATACCAAGACAGGGAAATGTTGAACTCGATTAACCACGGTCCATTATGATTCCCCGTATTATTCATCTGATCGGCGCTACGCAGCAGCCACCACAGATATGTGTTCCTTATATAAACAGGATGCGCGCATTGCATCCGTTGTGGCAGATAACCATCTGGGACGACGTGGCGGCGCTCACCCTGGTAAGAACGCATTTCCCCGATTGGGAATATTGTTACCAGAACTACCAGGCCCCGGTGCAAAGGACTGACATACTCAGAGTAATGCTGGTTTATTTGTATGGTGGCTTTTACCTGGACATGGACATACTGTGTTTTAAAAGCCTGGACGACCTTTGCAGCCACAATCTCGTATTGGGTGTGGAAAAAAAACTGTCCCCGATAGAATCCCGTAAGCTTCATCATACTTATCCCACCAGGATTGCCAATTATATGTTTGGCAGCAAGCCCGGGCACCCATTTTGGCTGGATTTTCTTGCGGAAGCCGGAAAGCGGGCAAAGGTGGCCATAAAATCGGAATCAGATGTACTGGAAACAACCGGCCCTGGGTTGCTAACAAATGTATACCACGAAAGTGAAGCCAGGTATGACGATATTACCTTGTTGCAAAATGAAAAAGAAGCCTGCTGGAAATCATGCGGGCCTGCATCCTGTCATTTTGGAACATATGCGGTACATCTGCATATGGGGTCTTGGCGTTGGGAGGCAGCTCCCGTAACTATTTAAATATCCGCTTTAATGATGAATACGCAAGATTTGCAACCAATGAAATTGCAGGACGAAATATTGGTGCTGGAAACCTATAGCGCCCACGAATCGGCTTATGATGGTCTCTCCGGATTGTTTAACTCCGTAAAGGATATCGGTAGAATAGTGGAAGATACGGCCGCTGTTTGTGGAGCGAAGGTGCTGGTATGCGGGATAGGACCGCTTTATCAGCACAAGATATCACCCCTGAATAAGAACGTTATTTTTACCACGTTTGAATCCGATCAACTGCCGGAGGAATGGGTAAGAACGATCAATCACTATCAGCATTGTATTGTGGCGCATGCAGCTATTAAAGAAGTGTTTATTGCGTCCGGCATTCGTATACCCGTCAGCGTGCTACATAACGGCTATCAGCGGTATACGAGACAGGAGGACGGAAAGGTAAAGCATACATCTTTTAATATCGGTTTTTTGGGTATTCCCGTCAGCCGGAAGAACCTGATAAAATTATATGAAGCATGTAAACAACTGCAGCAGACAATGATTCCGGAATTACAATTGTATGTGCATGTAGCTACGTTTTACGACTGGCTGGACCCCACGCCTTTTGGAGAAATGAAAATGGACAAGATGGTACACTGGACAACGGGCAAACTTACTCCGCAGGA
This sequence is a window from Chitinophaga varians. Protein-coding genes within it:
- a CDS encoding glycosyltransferase family 32 protein, whose translation is MRIPRVLHQTWKNRDIPEEFERMSQTWKDKHRGWEHVFWTDEMNRNFIKEHFSFFLSIYDNYPTNIQRVDAVRYFVLYKYGGFFIDLDFECLANIEPLVSNTSCVFGKEPLEHCLIHQKDVIISNAFMGTVPGFHFLGALCKELEADRQLTDHPNNKVLEVTGPFMLSRLYNDYKRKDDILLLDADLIYPLTKDELEDWNGTQQNQAIQQKLERAYGIHHYAGTWWKKNLV
- a CDS encoding glycosyltransferase family 2 protein, whose translation is MSIKIPVISCVCVTRNKPQMLKKVIACFTAQSYPEKELVIVYEDDDVATDELVNEAAIISRDDIQLVRIKSFPKTTLGELRNIGIQTAKGEFICQWDDDDWYHKDRLAEQYNAAVNHDREGAVMTRWLVFDAIDRQAYISNKRMWEGSVLCRKSVLQLMPYEDKTIGEDSATIDYLVSQKCLHPMNGVPGLYIYIYHGGNTWNFDHWSYIFECSTALSYDHSQCIADILDGNYTVYAGSLLLDKILQSEYIDKRILG
- a CDS encoding glycosyltransferase family 2 protein: MWFWDLLLGIYCLKILIWFGLLLTRKVRPEKPLQQMENEILSVDVLLPMYNEERVVVKTIENLLNIDYPGCNIIVVDDGSSDDSYQVACQHFGDHPRVRIVRQNNAGKSAALNRAMNLSESDIIVCVDADTLVRADIMDIILPCFQDKKVAAVSGYIRVGNKVNLLTHMQFIEYITLQNFERSVFEDVNGILVVPGALGAFRREVVKSLDGFTSKALAEDCDITLRMLCANYVIKNAAEAISFTEAPDTVNMFFKQRVRWTVGLVQGLLRYAGQLTRHPNKALAFIVLPYTWCFRIVLPFLVPLADYFFLAGYFLLGNHELLPVYLICMAAETFITGFILVSEKQRFNPLQLIFMQKIFRHLVLFSYVCIFLRWTKGSLYKWNKIPRQGNVELD
- a CDS encoding glycosyltransferase family 32 protein, producing MIPRIIHLIGATQQPPQICVPYINRMRALHPLWQITIWDDVAALTLVRTHFPDWEYCYQNYQAPVQRTDILRVMLVYLYGGFYLDMDILCFKSLDDLCSHNLVLGVEKKLSPIESRKLHHTYPTRIANYMFGSKPGHPFWLDFLAEAGKRAKVAIKSESDVLETTGPGLLTNVYHESEARYDDITLLQNEKEACWKSCGPASCHFGTYAVHLHMGSWRWEAAPVTI
- a CDS encoding glycosyltransferase, which translates into the protein MMNTQDLQPMKLQDEILVLETYSAHESAYDGLSGLFNSVKDIGRIVEDTAAVCGAKVLVCGIGPLYQHKISPLNKNVIFTTFESDQLPEEWVRTINHYQHCIVAHAAIKEVFIASGIRIPVSVLHNGYQRYTRQEDGKVKHTSFNIGFLGIPVSRKNLIKLYEACKQLQQTMIPELQLYVHVATFYDWLDPTPFGEMKMDKMVHWTTGKLTPQEVSDWYSHLSAYVFPSSGEGWSYTPRESLYLGIPAIISDIPVHRDLIETGFYKRIKTSGKIPADFNGVVHGSWDNIETDDIRDAIADVYRRHGHFLNKAAQGAEWIKNHWKNEDIASEIIDLFRTL